From the genome of Epinephelus moara isolate mb chromosome 10, YSFRI_EMoa_1.0, whole genome shotgun sequence, one region includes:
- the LOC126397018 gene encoding laminin subunit alpha-4-like — MANGKIKMSLGQNRIILHKQQSNDGNWHRVELSVERSTFHLLVDGNRVTDGDLPNNEGSSLNLHNTVYLGGDPRSKTTKGHNIPTNSVIGCIRDFRMNNVVIGEPEESHKILPCMDGLTEMGTYLGGGHIILDNYFSFGSPFALAFELRPQYLTGLLFHVQSHKASFNVFLMENKVGVEVNDGEEAVSVSVTPPENLCDGKFHMVTVSKQRDVIELAVDSMSEQRYIPFTSTSTTLETLYIGGTTKETRVSVSSPFVGCLRNVKLDGRPVALETGSRVVGPVSINTCPAE; from the exons GTGGAGCTCAGTGTGGAGAGGAGCACTTTCCACCTGCTGGTTGATGGGAACCGTGTGACTGATGGAGATCTGCCCAACAACGAGGGATCATCTTTAAACCTGCACAACACCGTGTACCTGGGAGGTGATCCCAGGAGCAAAACCACAAAA GGACATAACATCCCCACCAACAGTGTTATTGGTTGTATACGGGATTTCAGAATGAATAACGTAGTTATCGGGGAGCCTGAGGAAAGCCACAAAATATTACCCTGCATGGACGGGCTCACAGAGATGGGGACATACCTCGGCGGCGGTCACATCATCTTGG ATAATTACTTCTCATTTGGCTCCCCGTTTGCGCTGGCTTTCGAGCTGCGGCCTCAGTACCTGACAGGTCTTCTCTTCCATGTTCAGAGTCACAAGGCCAGCTTTAATGTGTTCTTAATGGAGAACAAG GTGGGTGTTGAAGTGAATGACGGTGAGGAGGCTGTCAGTGTCTCAGTAACTCCTCCTGAGAACCTCTGTGATGGAAAATTTCACATGGTTACAG TGTCCAAACAACGTGATGTTATCGAACTGGCAGTGGACTCCATGTCTGAGCAGAGATACATTCCCTTCACATCCACCTCAACAACACTGGAGACACTTTACATCGGAG GGACAACGAAGGAGACCAGAGTCTCTGTGTCCTCACCTTTTGTGGGCTGCTTACGAAATGTGAAGCTTGATGGAAGACCTGTTGCACTGGAGACAGGATCCAGGGTGGTCGGACCTGTCAGCATCAACACATGCCCAGCAGAATAA